In Pyxidicoccus xibeiensis, the following proteins share a genomic window:
- a CDS encoding ankyrin repeat domain-containing protein, which translates to MSTNPDATQALLSLCQDRRRWQAELTPAAVSELLSRGADVHGRGNYGSTPLHFAVLAPYTKSDPLPSVDVVRTLLEAGADPNARDDHAQTPLLRALPYGREDATQEQRALEIVQLLRAAGAKVPSDVKDARAAAFRIGSARLYQELLDAGAPIDVRNDDDATPLHRAADSGFAPIAELLLALGAEVNALDGLGRTPLGAALRERLDHRGKPHSRTPEYDAVIALLERAGGQPRVPYARSEDPFAPFPFDTAALRAAAPKGRRSFQLDVDSAQELATGLYSSGDPDETLAVLAALRDVLDVPPRHVRLQGPLTLKRPFFHHGDLEVDGHLSIQKPFAVTGSLIVHGVLEDNENDSLVNVLGDVRCHALNTDGDFSVRGAIHARDVVLGFYNDHTLSADTVHARVVIEDEHDVSATVHAEHHFDINTYRQGYGDGVPERLRALFVDEVLDEDNQLDNSELFDRLRKGLPVFRGQP; encoded by the coding sequence ATGTCCACGAACCCGGATGCGACCCAGGCCCTGCTCTCCCTCTGCCAGGACCGCCGGCGCTGGCAGGCGGAGCTGACCCCGGCCGCAGTGAGCGAGCTGCTCTCCCGGGGCGCGGACGTGCACGGACGCGGCAACTACGGCTCCACGCCCCTGCACTTCGCCGTGCTCGCGCCCTACACGAAGAGCGACCCCCTCCCCAGCGTCGACGTGGTGCGCACCCTGCTGGAAGCCGGGGCAGACCCGAACGCGCGCGACGACCACGCCCAGACACCCCTCCTGCGAGCCCTGCCCTACGGCCGGGAGGACGCCACGCAGGAGCAGCGCGCGCTCGAAATCGTCCAACTGCTGCGCGCGGCGGGCGCGAAGGTGCCCTCCGACGTGAAGGACGCCCGCGCCGCCGCGTTCCGCATCGGCAGCGCGCGCCTCTACCAGGAGCTGCTCGACGCGGGCGCCCCCATCGACGTGCGCAACGACGACGACGCCACCCCGCTCCACCGGGCGGCCGACAGCGGGTTCGCGCCCATCGCCGAGCTGCTGCTCGCGCTGGGCGCCGAGGTGAACGCGCTCGACGGGCTGGGCCGCACCCCGCTCGGCGCCGCGCTGCGCGAGCGCTTGGACCACAGGGGCAAGCCCCACAGCCGCACTCCGGAATACGACGCCGTCATCGCCCTGCTGGAGCGCGCGGGAGGCCAGCCCCGCGTCCCCTACGCCCGGAGCGAGGACCCGTTCGCGCCCTTCCCCTTCGACACCGCCGCCCTGCGCGCCGCGGCGCCGAAGGGCAGGCGCTCCTTCCAGCTCGACGTCGACTCCGCCCAGGAGCTCGCCACCGGGCTCTACAGCTCCGGCGACCCCGACGAGACGCTGGCCGTCCTGGCGGCGCTGCGGGACGTGCTCGACGTGCCACCGAGACACGTGCGCCTCCAGGGACCGCTGACCCTGAAGCGCCCCTTCTTCCACCACGGAGACCTGGAGGTGGACGGCCACCTCTCCATCCAAAAGCCCTTCGCGGTGACGGGCAGCCTCATCGTGCACGGCGTCCTGGAGGACAACGAGAACGACTCCCTCGTCAACGTCCTGGGAGACGTGCGCTGTCACGCGCTCAATACGGACGGCGATTTCAGCGTCCGGGGAGCCATCCACGCGCGCGACGTCGTCCTCGGCTTCTACAACGACCACACCCTGAGCGCCGACACCGTGCACGCGCGCGTCGTCATCGAGGACGAGCACGACGTCAGCGCCACGGTCCACGCCGAGCACCACTTCGACATCAACACGTACCGGCAGGGCTACGGGGACGGCGTACCCGAGCGCCTGCGCGCGCTGTTCGTCGACGAGGTGCTGGATGAGGACAATCAGCTCGACAACAGCGAGCTGTTCGACCGGCTGCGCAAGGGCCTGCCCGTCTTCCGCGGACAGCCCTGA